Within the Pseudomonas mendocina genome, the region CAGCAAGTGTTCGATGCCCGCGAGCACGTGGTGCTGCCGGGCCTGATCAATACCCACCATCACTTCTACCAGACCCTCACCCGCGCCTGGGCGCCGGTGGTCAACCAGCCGCTGTTCCCCTGGCTGAAGACGCTCTATCCGGTCTGGGCACGCCTCACTCCCGAGAAGCTCGCCCTGGCCAGCAAGGTGGCGCTGGCCGAACTACTGCTGTCCGGCTGCAGCACGGCCGCCGATCATCATTACCTGTTCCCCGGCGGCCTGGAGAACGCGATCGATGTGCAGGTCGAAGCGGTACGCGAACTGGGCATGCGCGCCATGCTCACCCGCGGTTCGATGAGCCTGGGCGAAGCCGACGGCGGCCTGCCGCCGCAGCAAACGGTACAGCAGGGCGAGGTGATCCTGGCGGACAGCCAGCGCCTGATCGGCCAGTACCACGAGCGCGGCGACGGGGCGCAGATCCAGATCGCCCTGGCGCCCTGCTCGCCCTTCTCGGTGACTCAGGAAATCATGCGCCAGAGCGCCGAACTGGCCGAGGCGCTGGACGTGCGTCTGCACACCCACCTGGCCGAAACCCTCGACGAGGAGGACTTCTGCCTGCAGCGCTTTGGCCTGCGCACCGTGGATTACCTGGACAGCGTCGGCTGGCTCGGCCCGCGCACCTGGCTGGCACATGGCATTCATTTCAACCCTGACGAGATCACCCGTCTGGGCGCTGCCGGCACCGGCATCTGTCATTGCCCCAGCTCCAACATGCGCCTGGCTTCGGGCATCTGCCCCAGCGTCGAGCTGGAAGCCGCCGGTGCGCCGCTGGGCCTGGGCGTCGATGGCTCTGCCTCCAACGATGCCTCGAACATGATCCTCGAAGCGCGCCAGGCGCTGTACATCCAGCGCCTGCGCTA harbors:
- a CDS encoding 8-oxoguanine deaminase, whose translation is MAATRIWIKNPLAIFTANDLDASGGLVIEDGRIVEVLGAGQQPAAPCQQVFDAREHVVLPGLINTHHHFYQTLTRAWAPVVNQPLFPWLKTLYPVWARLTPEKLALASKVALAELLLSGCSTAADHHYLFPGGLENAIDVQVEAVRELGMRAMLTRGSMSLGEADGGLPPQQTVQQGEVILADSQRLIGQYHERGDGAQIQIALAPCSPFSVTQEIMRQSAELAEALDVRLHTHLAETLDEEDFCLQRFGLRTVDYLDSVGWLGPRTWLAHGIHFNPDEITRLGAAGTGICHCPSSNMRLASGICPSVELEAAGAPLGLGVDGSASNDASNMILEARQALYIQRLRYGAEQITPQRVLGWASKGSAKLLGRSDIGELAVGKQADLALFKLDELRFSGSHDPLSALLLCGADRADRMMIGGTWRVIDGQIEGLDVAQLIANHRQAARELING